The following proteins are encoded in a genomic region of Actinomycetota bacterium:
- a CDS encoding zinc ABC transporter substrate-binding protein: MKMRTVTIMMVALSLFGSACSSSPVDDRPIVVATTTILGDIVREIAGDELNVQVLMPVGVDPHEFSASAKQVAQMESAVLVVANGLGLEEGLTSVLDAVMADGVPVLKVGDVVTPRYFENGRPDPHIWFDPERMAVVARKIADRLAQVDDGLSPADWSSRGGAYAARILDTEAEMERRFGQISPERRKLVTSHMAFGYLADRFGFEVVGVVIPGGGTLGETSASALGSLAETIVAEDVPAIFVETTVSPRLSETLAAETGRDVKIVTLYTGSLGAPGSGADTYLGLLLTDTERIVDALKEG; encoded by the coding sequence ATGAAAATGAGAACCGTTACCATAATGATGGTGGCACTTTCCCTCTTCGGAAGTGCCTGCAGCAGTTCGCCGGTGGATGATCGACCGATCGTGGTGGCCACGACCACAATCCTCGGTGATATCGTCCGCGAGATCGCGGGCGACGAGTTGAATGTACAGGTCCTCATGCCGGTCGGAGTGGACCCTCACGAGTTCAGCGCGTCGGCCAAGCAGGTCGCGCAGATGGAGTCCGCGGTCCTCGTGGTGGCCAATGGCCTCGGCCTCGAGGAGGGTCTCACATCGGTCCTCGACGCCGTGATGGCCGACGGAGTGCCGGTGCTGAAGGTGGGGGATGTGGTGACGCCGCGGTATTTCGAGAACGGACGACCCGATCCCCACATCTGGTTCGATCCGGAGCGGATGGCCGTTGTCGCCCGCAAGATCGCCGATCGCCTCGCGCAGGTTGACGATGGTTTGTCACCTGCCGACTGGTCGAGTCGTGGAGGCGCCTACGCGGCTCGGATTCTGGACACCGAAGCGGAAATGGAGCGACGCTTTGGGCAGATCAGCCCCGAGCGCCGCAAGCTGGTGACTTCGCACATGGCGTTCGGCTACCTCGCCGATCGTTTCGGTTTCGAGGTTGTTGGCGTTGTCATCCCGGGCGGTGGCACACTTGGCGAAACGAGCGCATCCGCGCTCGGATCTCTTGCAGAGACCATCGTTGCCGAGGACGTGCCCGCGATTTTCGTCGAGACCACGGTGTCTCCTCGGCTCTCTGAAACGCTGGCTGCGGAGACAGGTCGCGACGTGAAGATCGTTACCCTCTATACGGGCTCGCTTGGTGCCCCTGGATCGGGAGCGGATACGTACCTGGGGCTTCTGCTCACCGATACGGAGCGAATCGTCGACGCCTTGAAGGAGGGCTAG
- a CDS encoding metal ABC transporter permease: MDWLIDPFRLEFMQRALLAGFLVAAVTSVVGTWVVLRGLAFMGDALAHGVLPGIALAVLIGFSQLLGAIVSALVMVWGIGVIHRRARLSEDTGIGLLFVGMLALGVVIISRTSSYAGSLTGILFGDALGVTRGDLWVLGAGLVVTVIIALAFYRPFLALSFNEDKAAVLGMRPRLAHAVMLALVTLAVVIAFRTVGTLLVFGLLIAPPATAALITRRVPTMMVMAVGLGLLSVAGGLLTSFYANTAAGATMAGLSVALFFLVLMSRDLVTRHHA; encoded by the coding sequence GTGGACTGGCTCATCGATCCGTTCCGTCTGGAGTTCATGCAGCGGGCGTTGCTGGCAGGATTCCTCGTGGCGGCAGTGACGTCGGTTGTCGGTACCTGGGTCGTCCTGCGGGGCCTTGCCTTCATGGGCGACGCACTTGCCCACGGAGTGTTGCCCGGGATCGCTCTCGCGGTGTTGATCGGATTCAGTCAGCTGCTTGGCGCAATCGTATCTGCGCTCGTGATGGTGTGGGGTATCGGTGTGATCCATCGCAGGGCGAGACTTTCGGAGGACACGGGGATCGGTCTGCTGTTCGTGGGGATGTTGGCCCTTGGCGTGGTGATCATCTCCCGCACATCCTCCTACGCGGGAAGTTTGACAGGGATCCTCTTCGGTGATGCGCTGGGCGTGACGAGGGGCGACCTCTGGGTTCTGGGCGCCGGGTTGGTCGTGACGGTGATCATCGCTCTGGCCTTCTACCGACCGTTTCTCGCCCTGTCGTTCAACGAAGACAAGGCCGCCGTGCTTGGAATGCGGCCCCGTCTCGCTCACGCCGTCATGCTCGCGCTCGTGACCCTGGCTGTCGTCATCGCATTCAGAACGGTGGGAACCCTGCTGGTCTTCGGCCTCTTGATCGCTCCACCGGCAACTGCGGCGCTGATCACGCGGCGCGTGCCGACGATGATGGTGATGGCCGTCGGGCTAGGCCTGCTCTCGGTGGCGGGCGGGCTCCTCACGAGCTTCTACGCGAACACGGCCGCCGGGGCGACGATGGCGGGACTCTCTGTGGCGTTGTTCTTCCTCGTGCTCATGTCGAGAGATCTCGTGACGCGCCATCACGCGTAA
- a CDS encoding transcriptional repressor, whose protein sequence is MMTQADLLERAKRQLVARNVRLTKARRLVLEALTETPGPRTAAELDTAMGRAVPVSSLYRTLLSLETAELVTKYRDAEGVARYEIAEAVTGEHHHHFVCIECGLTDDVAIPSELERAISRLIRSLADAGNYHITGHRLELEGICKACQAKH, encoded by the coding sequence GTGATGACGCAAGCAGACCTTCTCGAACGGGCGAAGCGACAACTCGTCGCCCGGAACGTCCGGCTGACCAAGGCAAGGCGACTCGTTCTCGAGGCGCTCACGGAGACACCAGGGCCCCGCACCGCCGCGGAGCTGGACACTGCAATGGGACGGGCAGTTCCCGTATCGTCGCTCTACCGAACGCTTCTCTCGCTGGAAACGGCGGAACTCGTCACCAAGTATCGAGACGCGGAGGGCGTCGCCCGCTACGAGATCGCCGAAGCGGTCACCGGTGAGCATCACCACCACTTCGTGTGCATCGAGTGTGGCCTCACCGATGATGTCGCCATCCCATCCGAACTCGAACGTGCCATTTCGCGTCTCATCCGTTCGTTGGCAGATGCCGGGAACTACCACATCACAGGTCACCGCCTCGAACTGGAAGGGATCTGTAAGGCATGCCAGGCAAAACACTGA
- a CDS encoding ABC transporter permease: MANPQTREEVPQWEQDLAKVGWVRRAIQARRWYKADWWFVTISMVLVLFFLMLAIAPGAFAAHDPREQVGPRLLAPGEAPDVEALVVPVDSGIATLSDLAGVGRVSVGVVKGTPSSQTVRDEAARITDEMKAKGSDDTIRLRVKRYETVEETLAALAAGDIGFAVLSSKAASAIIDQYPGLVVDGPVAGEGISTSGSFPLGTNQLGQDVLSRLIWGTRVAFLIGFAAALMSLIIGLPLGLIAGFAGGWLDRTMSVIMDSLYAFPGLILAIAITAVLGPSIINVIVAIGVVYVPTYYRIVRGQTLSVKEEMYVEAARSIGATRGSILRSYVFPNVIPSVAIIFSVNVADAILTGAGLSFLGLGLPPDTPDWGIDLARGQENIQNAWWMITFPGLAVMSVVLAFTMMGEGLMEIFNPKLRDR, encoded by the coding sequence ATGGCGAATCCGCAGACCCGCGAAGAGGTACCCCAGTGGGAGCAGGACCTTGCCAAGGTCGGCTGGGTCCGCAGGGCAATCCAGGCACGCCGTTGGTACAAGGCCGACTGGTGGTTCGTCACGATCAGCATGGTCCTCGTGTTGTTCTTCCTCATGTTGGCGATCGCCCCGGGAGCGTTCGCCGCCCATGATCCTCGGGAGCAGGTCGGACCCCGACTCCTCGCACCCGGTGAGGCACCCGACGTCGAGGCGCTTGTCGTGCCCGTGGATTCGGGCATCGCCACACTCAGTGACCTCGCAGGTGTCGGCAGAGTCTCCGTTGGAGTCGTCAAGGGCACGCCTTCGAGCCAGACGGTTCGTGATGAGGCAGCCCGCATCACCGACGAGATGAAGGCGAAGGGAAGCGACGATACGATCCGGCTGAGGGTGAAGCGCTATGAGACCGTGGAAGAGACGCTCGCGGCATTGGCCGCCGGTGACATCGGCTTCGCCGTGCTTTCCTCGAAAGCCGCATCGGCGATCATCGATCAGTATCCCGGACTGGTCGTGGACGGACCGGTGGCCGGAGAAGGAATCTCGACGAGTGGCAGTTTCCCGCTCGGAACGAACCAGCTCGGTCAGGACGTTCTCAGCCGGCTGATCTGGGGGACGCGAGTTGCCTTTCTCATCGGATTCGCGGCGGCACTCATGTCGCTGATCATCGGGCTCCCACTCGGGTTGATTGCCGGGTTCGCGGGCGGATGGCTGGATCGCACGATGAGTGTGATCATGGACAGCCTCTACGCGTTCCCGGGGCTGATCCTCGCCATCGCGATCACGGCGGTACTCGGTCCTTCGATCATCAACGTGATCGTTGCCATCGGCGTCGTGTATGTTCCGACCTACTACCGGATCGTGCGCGGGCAGACGCTGTCGGTGAAAGAAGAGATGTATGTGGAGGCAGCTCGCAGCATCGGCGCCACGCGCGGCTCGATCTTGCGCAGCTATGTCTTCCCGAACGTCATTCCATCGGTGGCCATCATCTTCTCGGTCAACGTCGCCGATGCCATCCTCACCGGTGCAGGCCTGAGCTTCCTTGGTCTCGGCCTTCCACCGGACACGCCGGACTGGGGCATCGATCTGGCTCGCGGTCAGGAGAACATCCAGAACGCGTGGTGGATGATCACCTTCCCCGGTCTCGCCGTGATGTCCGTCGTGCTCGCCTTCACCATGATGGGTGAGGGCCTCATGGAGATCTTCAACCCGAAACTGAGGGATCGATGA
- a CDS encoding OsmC family protein, protein MASVSLTWGGDHRFDAVDRDDMPVDIDGEATLGVRPSDLLPMALAGCSGIDVLNLLGTDRVDEFTITVRYTKQPDPPWKFQRFRMHYRVGGHGITEQEATDAVHKSHEEMCSVSHAIRGNVPVETTVEIV, encoded by the coding sequence GTGGCTTCCGTATCTCTCACGTGGGGGGGCGACCATCGCTTCGATGCCGTCGACCGGGATGACATGCCCGTCGACATCGATGGAGAGGCGACGTTGGGCGTTCGCCCCTCCGACCTCCTGCCGATGGCCCTGGCCGGTTGTTCGGGCATCGACGTCTTGAACCTGCTCGGCACCGATCGGGTCGACGAGTTCACAATCACCGTTCGCTACACGAAGCAACCGGATCCTCCGTGGAAGTTCCAGCGTTTCCGCATGCACTACCGAGTCGGTGGCCACGGCATAACCGAACAGGAGGCCACCGATGCGGTGCACAAGAGCCACGAGGAGATGTGCTCGGTATCTCACGCCATTCGCGGAAACGTGCCGGTGGAAACAACCGTGGAGATCGTGTAG
- a CDS encoding ABC transporter permease, with translation MIGIPAGIALLYVFVRGSAGLRRYVITRVLLTIPMIFILASLVFLVLRAIPGDPVTSSLGPKGSPELKQRLRTELGLEDPMIVQYGRFLGEVVTLDFGRSLVGGRRRIVDEMGERFPATLELIVPAALMALLLGIVPGTFAASRRRRTADYSLRLYSVIVYSMPIFWLGLLLQLLFAVHLGWVPVAGRIDAVVGTTVHRTTNILLIDTLLTGNWPAFWSVVHHLILPVITLGLILSGVFLRLTRINVIETLQQDYITAARARGVKEWVVVYRHALKNAMIPVITLIGLQVAILLAGAVLTETVFSWPGMGRYLVERISVRDYTAVQSVITMFAIFVALISLAVDIVYSLLDPRVRY, from the coding sequence ATGATCGGCATCCCTGCCGGGATCGCTCTTCTGTATGTTTTCGTGCGCGGGAGCGCAGGGCTGCGGCGCTATGTGATCACTCGTGTGCTGCTGACGATCCCGATGATCTTCATCCTCGCATCGCTCGTGTTCCTCGTCCTGCGGGCGATTCCGGGTGATCCGGTGACGTCCAGCCTTGGGCCGAAAGGCAGCCCCGAACTCAAGCAACGGCTGAGGACGGAACTCGGCCTGGAAGATCCGATGATCGTGCAGTACGGAAGGTTCCTGGGAGAGGTCGTCACCTTGGACTTCGGACGGTCACTCGTCGGGGGACGGCGGCGCATCGTGGACGAGATGGGTGAGCGGTTTCCCGCGACGTTGGAGCTGATCGTCCCTGCCGCGTTGATGGCGCTGCTCCTGGGTATCGTTCCGGGGACCTTCGCGGCGTCGCGTCGAAGACGGACAGCCGACTACTCACTGCGCCTGTACAGCGTCATCGTGTATTCCATGCCGATCTTCTGGCTGGGTCTGCTGCTTCAGTTGCTGTTCGCCGTCCATCTGGGCTGGGTTCCGGTCGCAGGGCGCATTGACGCCGTTGTGGGGACGACTGTCCATCGAACTACCAATATTCTCCTGATCGACACCCTGTTGACGGGGAATTGGCCTGCTTTCTGGAGTGTCGTGCATCACCTCATCCTTCCGGTGATCACGCTCGGATTGATCCTGTCGGGAGTCTTTCTCCGACTCACCCGCATCAACGTCATCGAGACGTTGCAGCAGGACTACATCACCGCAGCCCGCGCTCGAGGTGTCAAAGAATGGGTCGTCGTCTATCGACACGCGTTGAAGAACGCGATGATCCCGGTGATCACGCTGATCGGACTGCAGGTGGCCATCCTGCTGGCAGGTGCGGTGCTGACCGAGACGGTGTTCTCATGGCCGGGAATGGGGCGGTATCTCGTGGAAAGGATCTCGGTTCGTGACTACACCGCCGTCCAGAGTGTGATCACGATGTTCGCGATCTTTGTGGCGCTCATCAGCCTTGCCGTGGACATCGTCTACTCGCTGCTCGACCCGAGGGTGCGGTACTGA
- a CDS encoding metal ABC transporter ATP-binding protein, with amino-acid sequence MPGKTLIRAENLELSYGDRTALVSSSFEIPAGSVTAIIGPNGAGKSTLLGAIAGLIEPTSGSLIMPSLGPAGIAYVLQSTKLNELTPITVHEAVGMGRYAQLGFFHRFQPRDRLACQRAMERLGIRDLADRHLSELSGGQRQRVFVAQGLAQEASLLLLDEPITGLDLVSREYILEAIEAERAAGNTVIGTTHSLDEADMADHVILLAGRVVASGTPDEVLTAESLSIAYGHPMSTTDEGHVLHDDPHHRPVDARHIHFERKP; translated from the coding sequence ATGCCAGGCAAAACACTGATTCGCGCGGAGAACCTCGAACTCTCCTACGGGGACCGGACGGCGCTGGTTTCGTCGAGCTTCGAGATACCTGCGGGCTCGGTTACCGCCATCATCGGACCCAACGGTGCGGGCAAGTCAACCCTTCTCGGCGCTATCGCCGGCCTCATCGAACCGACCTCCGGTTCGTTGATCATGCCGTCGCTCGGGCCGGCCGGCATCGCCTACGTGCTCCAGTCGACAAAACTGAACGAGCTCACCCCAATCACCGTTCACGAAGCCGTGGGGATGGGCAGGTATGCACAACTCGGGTTCTTCCACCGCTTCCAGCCACGAGATCGTTTGGCCTGTCAACGCGCCATGGAACGTCTCGGTATCCGCGATCTGGCGGATCGGCACCTGTCTGAACTCTCCGGCGGCCAGCGTCAGCGGGTCTTTGTCGCCCAGGGACTTGCCCAGGAGGCTTCGCTGCTCCTGCTCGACGAACCCATTACCGGCCTCGACCTCGTTTCGCGCGAGTACATCCTGGAGGCCATCGAAGCCGAAAGGGCGGCCGGCAACACCGTGATCGGCACGACTCATTCTCTCGATGAGGCAGACATGGCGGACCACGTGATCCTGCTCGCAGGTCGCGTCGTGGCCTCCGGCACACCTGATGAGGTACTGACGGCAGAATCTCTGAGTATCGCCTATGGACATCCCATGTCGACCACCGATGAGGGCCATGTCCTCCACGACGATCCCCACCACCGACCCGTCGATGCACGCCATATCCATTTCGAGCGCAAGCCCTAG
- a CDS encoding WD40 repeat domain-containing protein, translating to MPPSMAPLPESTEQRPSIKPWVVAATVVGLGVVLSILTIPSGFQRVTAPTAPPVITTTTTTIPRPGADRPAYEPAAGTWLGLLKPDTPPETLTGTFPFLEPAFDVLPDGSLLTVTDEAYVRVTPDGGHTPLPIPVPADLLDAALSPNGRLLATVDLDGHPTVWDLETGASLELDRVSYPSPPRAASLHWSADSMALGLGLSEQSYYVWSVEGPLLQGPTAGRLIAVSRLAAVGEDEEGLRINGGFHILPRTAISDIRIGVLSPDAKYLAVDATITGEGSGIWLLNLMEPIPHLLAPANSPFTWSGDGTALYWADETGTYAHPVGPRFTETLISDTAAEPGDRLRVYDPALVPTSTPLVDTGPLFELRDSVLFRRDPDGLHLIDPADTGTTTSIQAAFSVDPATPLLRTAAFGLDTVDVLLLDTTGTTERTLGSLPAGAATVTAIVNNADLGVLLETDNREILRAGPAGLTTVLSGSSLGVVGTVPFAVSQTSSSILTVPPEGEDPEVLIHASDLPGVRGLLAAVGVRSDLLVLVQQQIGVPAVLWIPGDSELLRDIVLPNAPMSNATPFSLIYTNPQDLQITSGRIVPADDAQTFAVEMHSPDGALTLIMADPGMGLSTCSGIVACVTDAFDGTVLGFSPDGSWLLANIAGRLEAISTRGRGRVVIDIAAPDQVAWIPSP from the coding sequence ATGCCACCCTCCATGGCGCCTCTTCCGGAGTCCACGGAACAGCGGCCCTCGATCAAGCCTTGGGTGGTCGCCGCCACCGTGGTGGGACTGGGAGTAGTCCTGTCCATCCTCACCATTCCATCCGGCTTCCAACGCGTGACGGCACCGACCGCCCCACCGGTCATCACGACAACGACAACCACGATCCCCAGGCCCGGCGCCGACCGACCCGCGTACGAGCCCGCCGCCGGAACCTGGTTGGGTTTACTGAAGCCCGATACGCCGCCGGAGACTCTCACAGGAACGTTCCCCTTCCTGGAACCGGCCTTCGACGTATTGCCGGACGGGTCGCTGCTGACCGTCACCGACGAAGCCTATGTGCGAGTCACCCCCGATGGAGGCCACACGCCCTTGCCGATCCCCGTTCCTGCCGATCTCCTCGACGCGGCACTCTCCCCCAACGGAAGGCTGCTCGCGACGGTCGACCTCGACGGTCACCCCACGGTTTGGGATCTCGAGACCGGAGCTTCGCTCGAGCTCGACCGGGTTTCCTACCCCAGTCCACCGCGCGCAGCATCCCTGCACTGGTCGGCCGATTCGATGGCTTTGGGTCTCGGTCTGTCCGAGCAGTCCTACTACGTCTGGTCGGTGGAAGGACCACTCCTCCAAGGCCCAACGGCCGGTCGCCTGATCGCGGTGAGCCGACTTGCTGCGGTAGGCGAAGATGAGGAGGGCCTCAGGATAAACGGAGGTTTCCACATCCTTCCTCGGACTGCCATCTCGGACATCCGTATTGGGGTACTTAGCCCCGACGCGAAGTATCTCGCCGTCGACGCAACGATCACCGGCGAAGGCTCCGGCATCTGGCTGCTCAACCTCATGGAGCCCATCCCCCACCTGCTCGCACCCGCGAACTCCCCGTTCACATGGTCCGGTGACGGAACCGCCCTCTACTGGGCCGACGAAACCGGAACCTATGCGCACCCCGTCGGACCCCGATTCACAGAAACGCTCATCAGTGACACGGCCGCCGAGCCCGGCGATCGCCTACGAGTCTACGATCCTGCGCTGGTCCCGACCTCGACGCCGCTCGTCGATACCGGGCCACTCTTCGAACTGCGAGACTCGGTGTTGTTCCGCCGCGACCCGGATGGCCTGCACCTCATCGACCCGGCGGACACAGGGACCACCACATCCATTCAGGCCGCGTTCTCCGTCGATCCCGCGACGCCGTTGTTGCGTACGGCAGCGTTCGGGCTCGACACCGTCGACGTCCTGCTCCTCGACACAACGGGCACGACGGAGCGAACGCTCGGCTCCCTGCCTGCAGGCGCCGCAACCGTCACCGCGATCGTCAATAATGCTGATCTCGGCGTTCTCCTCGAGACCGATAACCGAGAGATCCTTCGCGCCGGTCCCGCAGGACTCACAACGGTGCTCTCGGGATCCTCACTCGGTGTCGTCGGCACGGTGCCATTCGCCGTTTCGCAAACCTCCTCGTCGATCCTCACGGTGCCTCCAGAGGGTGAAGACCCCGAGGTCCTCATCCACGCTTCGGATCTCCCGGGTGTCCGTGGATTGCTCGCCGCGGTCGGAGTCCGTTCGGACCTGCTGGTCCTCGTTCAGCAACAGATCGGAGTGCCTGCCGTGCTCTGGATCCCCGGCGACTCCGAACTCCTGCGCGACATCGTGCTTCCCAATGCTCCGATGTCCAACGCAACTCCCTTCTCGTTGATCTACACCAACCCGCAAGACCTACAGATAACCTCGGGTCGTATCGTCCCGGCCGACGACGCTCAAACCTTCGCCGTCGAGATGCACTCTCCCGACGGCGCACTCACGCTCATCATGGCCGATCCGGGAATGGGACTGTCCACGTGTTCTGGAATCGTCGCCTGCGTCACGGATGCATTCGACGGGACGGTCCTTGGCTTCTCCCCTGACGGATCGTGGTTGCTCGCGAACATCGCCGGACGGCTCGAAGCGATCTCGACCCGAGGACGCGGACGGGTAGTCATCGACATCGCCGCCCCGGATCAGGTCGCCTGGATACCGTCACCATGA
- a CDS encoding peptide ABC transporter substrate-binding protein, translating into MRRRFWVVALFAVLAMVAAACGGGATTTTTAAPATTAATTTTAPTTTTTAATTTTEAPPSPKTIIIGTTDTIAEFDSADAYSVRDWEIIRNTGVGLLTFAPGTTDLVPGIAKSYDVSDDGKTYTFHLRDDVKFGDGLALTAPMYVDHIHRMLTLDGSGGVGGALGTPYIDTVSAPDDLTVVFQLKDAFGYFPQIVAGAPYIPMDPNQFPQDALVEFPDPPFYGVGPWTVTDYTIGEQMVLEPNEFYFGDKPKVDRIIIKDYSDAQTMALALQNHEIDIAWRTIAQPDLLEQLKGVDGLTVATVPGGSIRYLIINHALSPTDDSNVRKALAYALDRDDIVDRVSGGTWEPLYSMDPPGFLGATEAFDTMYGSPNLDKAKEALKAAGYSESNKLELQLSFPPQHYGGTVSDTMQVLKEQFEATGMINVTLNSQEWSTYIGAVIGGADYTVSLLGWFFDYPDPSNYLEPFVLNGGLGTMVTDPDTGEALSDEAANLVDLLKQAATSTDQAKRADLYGQAQDVYADLVVTIPMWFEAEHVIYWDNISGSATDANPQSLNIGPSFDLNYALLDITG; encoded by the coding sequence ATGAGACGCCGATTCTGGGTCGTTGCGTTGTTTGCCGTGTTGGCCATGGTGGCTGCTGCTTGCGGTGGCGGCGCGACGACAACGACGACGGCTGCCCCGGCAACGACGGCTGCCACGACGACAACCGCCCCGACGACAACGACGACGGCTGCCACGACGACGACCGAGGCACCTCCGAGCCCCAAGACGATCATCATCGGCACGACCGACACGATTGCCGAGTTCGACTCGGCAGATGCGTACTCGGTGCGTGACTGGGAGATCATTCGTAATACCGGTGTGGGTCTGTTGACCTTTGCCCCCGGTACGACGGATCTGGTGCCCGGCATCGCCAAGAGCTACGACGTCAGTGATGACGGAAAGACCTATACGTTCCATCTTCGTGACGATGTGAAGTTCGGCGATGGTTTGGCCCTGACGGCGCCGATGTATGTTGACCACATCCACCGGATGCTGACCCTCGACGGGTCGGGCGGTGTCGGCGGCGCGCTCGGTACGCCGTACATCGATACGGTGAGTGCACCGGATGATTTGACCGTGGTCTTCCAGCTGAAGGACGCGTTCGGCTACTTCCCGCAGATCGTTGCGGGTGCGCCGTACATCCCGATGGATCCGAACCAGTTCCCCCAGGACGCTCTCGTCGAGTTCCCGGACCCGCCGTTCTATGGCGTAGGTCCGTGGACGGTCACCGACTACACGATCGGTGAGCAGATGGTCCTCGAGCCCAATGAGTTCTACTTCGGCGACAAGCCGAAGGTGGACCGGATCATCATCAAGGACTACTCGGATGCCCAGACCATGGCGCTGGCGCTGCAGAACCACGAGATCGACATCGCGTGGCGCACGATTGCGCAGCCCGACCTTCTCGAGCAGCTCAAGGGCGTGGACGGCCTGACGGTCGCCACCGTGCCTGGTGGTTCCATCCGCTATCTGATCATCAACCACGCTCTGTCGCCGACCGACGACTCCAACGTGCGCAAGGCGCTGGCATACGCGCTCGACCGTGACGACATCGTCGACCGGGTATCCGGTGGGACGTGGGAGCCGCTGTACTCGATGGACCCGCCAGGGTTCCTCGGTGCAACGGAGGCGTTCGACACGATGTACGGGTCGCCGAATCTCGACAAGGCGAAGGAAGCGTTGAAGGCCGCCGGCTACAGCGAATCGAACAAGCTGGAGCTGCAGTTGAGCTTCCCGCCACAGCACTACGGTGGCACGGTGAGCGACACGATGCAGGTTCTGAAGGAGCAGTTCGAAGCGACCGGCATGATCAACGTCACGTTGAACTCGCAGGAGTGGAGCACGTATATCGGTGCCGTGATCGGCGGAGCCGACTACACCGTCTCGCTGCTCGGTTGGTTCTTCGACTATCCGGATCCGAGCAACTACCTGGAGCCGTTCGTACTCAATGGTGGACTTGGCACGATGGTGACCGATCCCGATACGGGTGAGGCATTGAGTGATGAGGCCGCGAACCTCGTCGACCTGCTGAAGCAGGCTGCGACGAGCACGGATCAGGCGAAGCGCGCCGACCTCTACGGGCAGGCACAGGATGTGTATGCAGACCTGGTCGTGACGATCCCGATGTGGTTCGAGGCGGAGCACGTGATCTATTGGGACAACATCTCTGGCTCGGCGACCGACGCGAACCCGCAGTCGCTGAACATCGGACCTTCGTTCGATCTGAACTACGCGCTGCTGGATATCACCGGCTAG